TGGCAAGGGCTTTATGATTTTCCATTGATCGAAACTAAAAACCATACAAAAAACCGTATTTTTGAGTTTCTGAATGAACAAAAATGGAAGGACTTTGAGGTCCTTCATCGAACAGAAGAGTATAAGCACATCTTGACACATCAGCGATTACACATTTATTTTGATGTGATAGAGGTGAGGAATTGGCAGGATTTTAAAGTATTTTGTCAGGATAATGAACTGGAAAGACATGAAATTAGCGAACTGGAGACCTTAGCAGTACCAAAGCCAATAGAGCGCTTTCTGCAGGACGAGTTCCCAATTCAATAAATTTTCCATCTAACAACCCGTATATTATGGCTGGAGTAAATAAAGTAATTCTATTAGGAAATTTGGGCAGAGACCCTGAAGTCAGACACCTCGACAATGGCCGAGCAGTGGCCAATTTTTCTATCGCAACGACTGAGTTTTATAAAAACAAACAAGGTGAGCGAATGTCCAACACCGAGTGGCACAATGTAGTACTGTGGACACCATTAGCCGAGATTGCAGAAAAATACCTTAAAAAAGGAAATCAAGTTTACATCGAAGGTAAGCTCACCTCTCGATCATATGAAGACAAAGATGGTGTGACAAAATACATCACCGAGGTAGTAGGTCGTGAAATGACCCTATTGGGAGGACCAAGACCAGAAGGTGATTATTCAGGTCAAAACAGCAACCAGAGCAGTGCAAATAATCAATCTGCTAAACCAGAAATCGTAGATTCTACTGTTGAAGATTCGAACGAAATTGACGATCTTCCTTTCTAACACTAATTAAATAGCAAATGGACGACCCATTCCCGGGACTTTTTTTACTAGCAGCATTTTTTTCAGGTCCTGAGATTTACTTTCTAATTGCCAATTTGATATTGGTGATTCTGCTTTTTGTAGGATCTGCTTTGGTCTCTGGATCAGAGGTCGCCTACTTTTCTTTGTCATTGGAGCAAGTAATTGATCAAGGCAATGATTCGCCTCAAGACAAGCGCATCATTCATTTGCTATCTAATCCGAATAAACTCTTAGCAACGATCTTGATATTGAATAATTTCATCAATATCTCGATCGTCATGCTCACTACTTACGTGACTCTGAGTGTCACGGTCGATCACTTCTCTACAGAAACCGTTTTAGGTATCCTTACCATTGTGATTACCTTTCTGATCGTGTTCATAGGTGAGATCGTACCTAAAGTTTATGCCAATCAAAACAATTGGGCCTTTGCTCAAAAGACCTCAAAGCTTTTGACTTTCGCCAATGAGATGTTTAGTCCATTGTCATGGTTATTGATTCGCGTCAGTAGTGTCATCGAAAATCGGATAGAAAAAAAAGGCTACAACGTGTCTGTAGACGAACTGAATGAAGCCCTGGAAATCACAACCGACAAAGAAACGACTGAAGAAGAAAAAGGGATCCTGAAAGGAATTGTAAACTTCGGTACCTTGTCTGTGAAACAGATCATGAAATCCAGAATGGATATCACCGCACTGGATATGGAGACGGATTTTCATGAATTGATGAACCAAATCAATAAGACGGGCTACTCACGAATTCCTATTTATAAGGAGACAATAGACAATATTGAAGGCATACTTTATATCAAGGACTTACTCCCATACCTGAGTGAGGAAGAAACTTTCAAATGGCAAGACCTGCTCAGACCAGGCTTTTTTGTTCCTGAGACCAAAAAAATTGACACACTTTTCAAAGATTTTCAAGAAAAGCGAATCCACATCGCCATCGTAGTAGACGAATATGGAGGCACATCGGGTCTGATAACTATGGAGGATGTGATTGAAGAAATCGTAGGAGAGATCAATGATGAGTTTGATGATGAAACTGATGCAGAGTACAAAAAGATCGATAACAACACCTACATCTTCGAAGGAAAAACATCGATCATGGACTTCTGTAAGATCACAGATGTAGATCATAAGATCTTCGAAGAAGTAAAAGGAGAAAGCGAGTCGCTTGGCGGACTATTGCTTGAAATCAATTCCACCTTACCCTATGCTGGGGAGAAGATCATTTTCGACCGTTTTACATTTGTCATTACTTCGGTCAACGAGAAGCGAATTAAAAAAGTAAGAATTGTAATCAAAAGATAGAATGAGGATCCTGGTAGCATGTGTGGTATTGATATGCCTATTTAGTTGTGAGAAGAACTACTATCCTAAACCAAAGGGCTACAATAGAATAGATTTGGCTCCTAGCGAATACACCTCTCTTCCTGATAGCTTCCCTTATTTATTCGAATATGCCAAAAGCAGCGAAATCCATGCAGACAAGTCCTGGATCTCAGAAAGATACTGGATCGACTTGCACTATCCGCAGTTCGACGCTGATGTCCAGATCACTTACAAAAACATCGACCCAACTGGTAGTAACCTGAAGGACCTGCTAAGAGATTCCTATAAACTGGCATCAGAGCACGGTGTAAAAGCCTACTCAATTGATGAAAGTGTGGTCAAACTGGAGAACGGCATGATGGCCACTTTGATGGAATTGTCTGGAGAAGTCCCAAGTCAATTCCAATTTCATGTCACAGATTCTACTGACAATTTTCTGAGAGGAGCACTTTATTTCAAAACAGCTACAGCCAATGATTCTCTGAGGCCTGTGATCGATCACATCAAGCTGGACATGCTTCACATGCTCAACACCCTCGAATGGAATAATTAAATCATGGCCGAATTCTTCGAAACCAAAATAGAGTTTTTGAAGGGTGTCGGACCAACCCGAGCCAAGCTACTTCAAGAGGAGTTGGGGATATTTACCATTGGAGATCTTATTAACCATTTTCCTTTTCGCTACGAAAACCGTTCTCAGTTTCACCGCATATCCGAATTGGGACATGAAGAAGGTTTCGTTCAGATTAAAGGAATACTAACCTCACTTGGTCTCAAAGGGCAGGCACGCAAACAAAGATTAGTTGCTGAATTTAGGGACGATACGGGAAGCTTAGAGTTAGTCTGGTTCAAGGGGGCCAGCTGGATGCTGAAAAAGTTAAAGACCGGACTACCATATGTCATCTATGGGAAACCCAGCCTCTTTAATGGAGTCTACTCCATCAGTCACCCAGAGATTGAGATTTCTACCCCTAATTCCGACAGCAAAACGGATAGCTTTTTACCCGTCTATCATACCACAGAAAAACTCAAAAGAAGATATGTAGATAGCAAGGCCCTCGCCAAGATGGTAAAAACAGCACTGAATCTAGCCTCATTTGATGTGACGGAAAATGTGGATGACTACCTTTTGCAAAGACACCAGCTGATCACTCTAAAAGCGGCGCTCACATGGATCCATTTTCCTGAAGATCAAAAACAGCTATCTAAAGCCCTGGAAAGATTGAAATTCAACGAGCTGTTTTTTATCCAGTTAAAAATATTTCAGGAAAAATCTGACCGGAAGGACAAACACCAGGGAATCATCTTTACCAAAAGTCAACTGGTCAATGATTTCTACACCAATCACATTCCCTTTGAACTAACCGATGCGCAAAAAAAAGTCATCAAAGAAATCTACGCTGATCTGCAATCTGGCTATCAAATGAATCGCTTGTTGCAAGGAGATGTAGGGAGTGGCAAAACCATTACAGCCTTTATTTGCATGCTGATCGCCATCAGTAATGGCTACCAAACCAGCATCATGGCACCTACGGAGATTTTGGCCACTCAGCATTATCAGGGACTGGCTGAATTCAGCGATCTCATGGGGCTCCGAACCGCGCTGGTTACTGGTTCAACTAAAAAGAGCCTTAAGAATAAAAATCTGGCTGAATTACAAAACGGCCAATTGGACATCATAGTAGGGACACACGCTCTGATCGAAGACAAGGTTAAGTTTCATAATCTGGGCCTGGCAGTAATAGATGAGCAGCATCGGTTCGGTGTGGCTCAACGTGCCAAGCTATGGTCAAAAAACGACCGGCACTATCCCCATGTGTTAGTAATGACTGCCACTCCCATCCCTCGAACCCTTGCTATGACCCTTTATGGAGATTTAGAAATCTCCACCATCGATCAATTGCCGCAAGGAAGAAAGGCAATCAAAACGAGTCATCTAACCGATTCGCATAGGTTGAAATTGTTCGGATTCATCAAAAAGCAAATAGAGGAAGGAAGACAGGTTTATATTGTATATCCACTGATTGAAGAATCTGAAAAGATGGACTACAAGGATTTGATGGATGGCTATGAGAGCATATCCAGAGCCTTTCCTAATACGCCAATTAGCATCGTACACGGCAAGATGAAAGCTGCTGATAAGGAGTGGGAAATGAAACGTTTTGTAGAAGGAAAAACCAGCATCATGGTGGCCACCACTGTTATAGAAGTAGGAGTCAATGTACCCAACGCTACAGTGATGGTCATAGAAAATGCAGAACGATTCGGACTCTCTCAGTTGCACCAGTTGAGAGGTCGAGTAGGTAGAGGAGCAGACCAGTCCTACTGTATTTTGATGACGGGTCCTAAGATGTCCAAAGAGGCAAGGGAACGAGTCAAAACCATGGTGGCTACCACTGACGGTTTTAAAATCGCTGAGAAAGACTTGGAACTACGTGGGCCTGGTGATTTGATGGGAACACAGCAAAGTGGCGTATTGGACCTCAAAGTTGCAGATATCAGTACAGATGGGGAGCTATTAAAACTAGCGCGCGAAACCGCTAGAGAGGTAATCGAATCTGACCCTAAATTAGAAAGGAGTCACCATCACAAAATCCATGCTTACCACAATAGAGACAAGCGCCATCTACTCTGGAGCAACATCTCATAAAATCAGTGCATAAAAAAAGCCTCATTGAAAAATGAGGCTTCAAATATTCTTTTCGTTTCGCTTAGGAAGCAACTTCTTCCGTTCCTTCTTTCAACTTAGCGATACTAAATGATTTTTTCTCTTTGTGTCCACAGTAGCCACAGGTGAAGAATTTGATCAACTCTCCCTCTTCAGTAGCTGTAGGTGATTGAACGATTTCCTCTTTGTTCACTTTCAAAGTTTGATAGTTACATTCAGAGCATTTCAATGCGTGAAGTCTACCGTTATACTTTTCAATTTTTGTATATCCAGACTCCTCATCGATCCAAACGTCATAATCAACAGAGAAAGCATCCTCTTCAGCCTGCATACCTTCATCCAGGTAAACATCTTCTTCCTCCTCACTCAAAAGCTTCATTTTTCTGCCTTCTGGAGAAATCCTTGGAGCAAATCTCAATTGCTTCAATCTCTTCTCGATGTAGAATGGGTAGTAGAACTTCAAGATGTTTTGGATAATCACACCCGCGATGATCGCAAACATGGTACTAACAAATAATCTTACAACGAACCACAATACACCTGACTCAGTAACCAAAGTATTGGCATAAACTGCTCCAGCAATGATGATCAATAATGCACTGTACCAGAGCAAATTGATCTCATACATATTGATATAATCGTACTTTGTCTTGTAATCCTTGGTGAACATCAACTTCAAGTAGTGGCTCAACAAGATGAGTAAGCCCACACCTGCAATCGCATATGAAACGTAGTGACCATACATGTTCCAAGTATCCAGTAGGCTTTGATCGATTTTATTCATAGCGTTCAGCTTTAGTTTTGTGGTATTTTGTGTTAAGGTATATTGTTAATAAACTCTCCAAAAACGGATAATAGCCAAATATATACAAATTGCGTAATTCTCTTACTTCACCATTGTTAAAATTATATAAAAAAAAACTTTAATCCTACTAGGAAAACCCTTCTAAAAACTGCGTTTTTCACTGAAAATCAGCCTTCAACAAAAAAAGGTCACTTAAAAAGTGACCTTTCATATTTTTTATACAACAACAGAGAATTAACCATTCATGGAGATCAAAAACTCCTCGTTGTTTCTTGTTCCTTTCATTTTTCCTAACAAGAATTCCATTGCTTCTGCAGAATTCATATCGTCCATGAACTTTCTCAAAATCCATACTTTGGATAGTTCGTCTTTGTCCATCAACAAATCTTCTCTTCTGGTTCCAGATGCAGGAATATCGATAGCAGGGTAAACTCGCTTGTTGGCCAACTTGCGATCCAACTGGAGTTCCATATTACCCGTTCCCTTGAATTCTTCAAAGATCACTTCGTCCATTTTAGATCCAGTTTCGATCAGAGCTGTAGCAAGGATGGTCAATGAACCACCATTTTCTACATTTCTTGCCGCTCCAAAGAATCTCTTTGGTTTGTGAAGTGCATTGGCATCCACACCACCCGAAAGAATCTTTCCACTTGATGGAACTACTGTATTGTGCGCTCTTGCCAGCCTTGTGATAGAATCCAAAAGGATCACTACATCATGACCACACTCAACCATTCTTTTCGCTTTTTCCAAAACGATATTGGCAACTTTTACATGCTTTTCAGCCTGCTCATCAAAAGTAGATGCAATCACTTCAGCCTTTACGCTTCTCGCCATATCAGTCACCTCTTCAGGACGTTCGTCGATCAAAAGGATCATTAAATAAACTTCTGGGTGATTTTCAGCTATCGCGTTGGCTACATTTTTTAGAAGAACCGTCTTACCTGTCTTAGGCTGTGCTACGATCATGCCTCTTTGGCCTTTCCCCATTGGAGAGAATAGATCCATTACTCGAGTAGAGTAATCGCTAGGTTTGTAGCTTAGATTCAATTTTTCTTCTGGGAACAAAGGAGTCAGATACTCAAATGGTACTCGGTCTCTTATTTCCTCAGTCGTTTTACCATTAACGGTAGTCACTTTCAATAGAGCAAAATATTTTTCTCCATCTTTAGGAGGTCTGATCTGTCCGATGACAGAATCCCCTGTCTTCAACCCAAACAATTTGATTTGTGAAGGTGAGACATATATATCATCAGGGCTAGCCAAATAATTATAATCGCCAGATCTTAAGAAACCATAACCATCCTGCATGATTTCTAATACACCACCATTTTCGATTACGCCATCAAATTCCTTGATGCTATTGTTGTAATCATTCTTCTTGTTGCCTTTATCATGGCGTTTTTCGCGATCTCTATTGTCGCGATTTTCACGGTTGTCATTTTTATCGCCACGATCAGGTCTGTCAGATCTTTCTTTCTTATCTCTAGGTTGATCATTGTTTTTCTGATCCTTTTCTTGAGGTTTTTCCTGGGATTTTTCAGGTTTCTCCGGCTTGTCTTTGCTTTCCGACTTACCATCCACATTCAGATCAAAAGATTTCAATACATCATCAGCGCTTTCTGCTTTTGAGTCCTTGTTTTCCTTCCTTGGTCTTCTGTCTTCCTTCTTTTTCTCCTCTTTCTTAGGCTTGGGTTCAGCCTCTGTTTCAGCTACAGGTTTGTTCCCTTTGGACTCCTGTGCTTTGATTTGCTTTGCTGGCTCTGGATTTACTGCTTGCTCATCCAGGATTTTGTAAATAAGGTCCTTTTTGGCCGCACGTTTGTAATTTTTGATACCCAGGTTCTCAGCGATTTCCTTCAGCTCGGATAACAACCTGTCGTTCAATTCTTCGATATTGTACATAACTAATATTAAAAAGATCTGTGCTTAACTCAATAAGCCTGTATTTCTGATGTGTATATTTCTGAAAATAAATTCGGTAATGAAAGTCTATCTGTTGGACTGCTCGAGAAGCAGCATAGATAAGCCCACGTTTGATGGTGGCGCAAGTATATGCCAACCATGAATTATTCACAAATATATGCATAATTATTTCATCTGGCTATAAAAGGCAATTTATTGGCTGTAAACGAAGCGCATGTTATAAATTTGCCCACTCAATATTTAAGGACATCAAATATGTTATTGGTTTCAGATATAATTGACAACAAAGACAAGTACATCGCAGGATTAGAAAAACGTGGTATAGATAACGCCAGCGCTCTATTAGAAGAGATCATAGAGTTGGACAACAACCGCAAAAACATTCAGGCTGAACTGGATGAGGTTTTGGCGGAATCCAACAAAATCTCTAAATCTATCGGGATGTTGATGAAGGAAGGCAAAAAAGAGGAAGCCGAAACCGCTAAGCAGAAAACTTCAGATCTGAAATCAAAATCTAAAGAGTTGGCTCAAATGCAGGAGGATAACAAAATCCAGCTTAGAGATTCTCTTTACCAAATCCCAAACATTCCTATAGAAGAAGTACCTGCAGGAAAAACTGAAGAGGACAACGAGGAGATTTTTTGCGTAGATAGTCTACCTGAGCTAAGCGATGACGCCCTGCCTCATTGGGACTTGATCAAGAAATATGACATCATTGATTTTGATCTGGGAATCAAAATCACTGGAGCGGGATTCCCTGTTTACAAAGGAAAAGGCGCTCGATTGCAGCGATCTTTGGTCAACTTCTTCTTAGATGAAGCGGACAAGGCAGGCTATCACGAAATCCAACCTCCAGTGGTGGTAAATGAAGCTTCTGGTTATGGAACTGGGCAGCTGCCAGACAAAGAAGGCCAGATGTACCACCTAACAGATACAGATCTATACTTGATACCTACAGCTGAGGTGCCAATTACCAACCTATATCGTGATGTGATTTTGGATGAAAAAGATTTACCAATCAAGAATGTAGGTTTTACGCCTTGTTTTCGTCGAGAAGCAGGTTCATGGGGTGCTCATGTAAGAGGTCTCAACCGTCTTCATCAATTCGACAAGGTCGAAATCGTTCAGGTG
This is a stretch of genomic DNA from Reichenbachiella ulvae. It encodes these proteins:
- a CDS encoding single-stranded DNA-binding protein — encoded protein: MAGVNKVILLGNLGRDPEVRHLDNGRAVANFSIATTEFYKNKQGERMSNTEWHNVVLWTPLAEIAEKYLKKGNQVYIEGKLTSRSYEDKDGVTKYITEVVGREMTLLGGPRPEGDYSGQNSNQSSANNQSAKPEIVDSTVEDSNEIDDLPF
- the gldE gene encoding gliding motility-associated protein GldE, with the protein product MDDPFPGLFLLAAFFSGPEIYFLIANLILVILLFVGSALVSGSEVAYFSLSLEQVIDQGNDSPQDKRIIHLLSNPNKLLATILILNNFINISIVMLTTYVTLSVTVDHFSTETVLGILTIVITFLIVFIGEIVPKVYANQNNWAFAQKTSKLLTFANEMFSPLSWLLIRVSSVIENRIEKKGYNVSVDELNEALEITTDKETTEEEKGILKGIVNFGTLSVKQIMKSRMDITALDMETDFHELMNQINKTGYSRIPIYKETIDNIEGILYIKDLLPYLSEEETFKWQDLLRPGFFVPETKKIDTLFKDFQEKRIHIAIVVDEYGGTSGLITMEDVIEEIVGEINDEFDDETDAEYKKIDNNTYIFEGKTSIMDFCKITDVDHKIFEEVKGESESLGGLLLEINSTLPYAGEKIIFDRFTFVITSVNEKRIKKVRIVIKR
- the gldD gene encoding gliding motility lipoprotein GldD, which translates into the protein MRILVACVVLICLFSCEKNYYPKPKGYNRIDLAPSEYTSLPDSFPYLFEYAKSSEIHADKSWISERYWIDLHYPQFDADVQITYKNIDPTGSNLKDLLRDSYKLASEHGVKAYSIDESVVKLENGMMATLMELSGEVPSQFQFHVTDSTDNFLRGALYFKTATANDSLRPVIDHIKLDMLHMLNTLEWNN
- the recG gene encoding ATP-dependent DNA helicase RecG, with protein sequence MAEFFETKIEFLKGVGPTRAKLLQEELGIFTIGDLINHFPFRYENRSQFHRISELGHEEGFVQIKGILTSLGLKGQARKQRLVAEFRDDTGSLELVWFKGASWMLKKLKTGLPYVIYGKPSLFNGVYSISHPEIEISTPNSDSKTDSFLPVYHTTEKLKRRYVDSKALAKMVKTALNLASFDVTENVDDYLLQRHQLITLKAALTWIHFPEDQKQLSKALERLKFNELFFIQLKIFQEKSDRKDKHQGIIFTKSQLVNDFYTNHIPFELTDAQKKVIKEIYADLQSGYQMNRLLQGDVGSGKTITAFICMLIAISNGYQTSIMAPTEILATQHYQGLAEFSDLMGLRTALVTGSTKKSLKNKNLAELQNGQLDIIVGTHALIEDKVKFHNLGLAVIDEQHRFGVAQRAKLWSKNDRHYPHVLVMTATPIPRTLAMTLYGDLEISTIDQLPQGRKAIKTSHLTDSHRLKLFGFIKKQIEEGRQVYIVYPLIEESEKMDYKDLMDGYESISRAFPNTPISIVHGKMKAADKEWEMKRFVEGKTSIMVATTVIEVGVNVPNATVMVIENAERFGLSQLHQLRGRVGRGADQSYCILMTGPKMSKEARERVKTMVATTDGFKIAEKDLELRGPGDLMGTQQSGVLDLKVADISTDGELLKLARETAREVIESDPKLERSHHHKIHAYHNRDKRHLLWSNIS
- the rho gene encoding transcription termination factor Rho yields the protein MYNIEELNDRLLSELKEIAENLGIKNYKRAAKKDLIYKILDEQAVNPEPAKQIKAQESKGNKPVAETEAEPKPKKEEKKKEDRRPRKENKDSKAESADDVLKSFDLNVDGKSESKDKPEKPEKSQEKPQEKDQKNNDQPRDKKERSDRPDRGDKNDNRENRDNRDREKRHDKGNKKNDYNNSIKEFDGVIENGGVLEIMQDGYGFLRSGDYNYLASPDDIYVSPSQIKLFGLKTGDSVIGQIRPPKDGEKYFALLKVTTVNGKTTEEIRDRVPFEYLTPLFPEEKLNLSYKPSDYSTRVMDLFSPMGKGQRGMIVAQPKTGKTVLLKNVANAIAENHPEVYLMILLIDERPEEVTDMARSVKAEVIASTFDEQAEKHVKVANIVLEKAKRMVECGHDVVILLDSITRLARAHNTVVPSSGKILSGGVDANALHKPKRFFGAARNVENGGSLTILATALIETGSKMDEVIFEEFKGTGNMELQLDRKLANKRVYPAIDIPASGTRREDLLMDKDELSKVWILRKFMDDMNSAEAMEFLLGKMKGTRNNEEFLISMNG
- the serS gene encoding serine--tRNA ligase; protein product: MLLVSDIIDNKDKYIAGLEKRGIDNASALLEEIIELDNNRKNIQAELDEVLAESNKISKSIGMLMKEGKKEEAETAKQKTSDLKSKSKELAQMQEDNKIQLRDSLYQIPNIPIEEVPAGKTEEDNEEIFCVDSLPELSDDALPHWDLIKKYDIIDFDLGIKITGAGFPVYKGKGARLQRSLVNFFLDEADKAGYHEIQPPVVVNEASGYGTGQLPDKEGQMYHLTDTDLYLIPTAEVPITNLYRDVILDEKDLPIKNVGFTPCFRREAGSWGAHVRGLNRLHQFDKVEIVQVQHPDKSFETLDEMVKHVENLLKKLELPYRILKLCAGDLGFTSAITYDFEVYSAAQKKWLEVSSVSNFKNYQANRLKLRYKDENNKKHLLHTLNGSALALPRIMAALIENGQTEEGIKIPEALKSYTGFETIQ